The following proteins are encoded in a genomic region of Chryseobacterium cucumeris:
- a CDS encoding PLP-dependent aminotransferase family protein, whose protein sequence is MSKEFLYTEIADGIAGQIRNGILKAGDKLPSVRMLCQEHQVSMNTAKRVFLELESQSLVESKPQSGYFVSQLLSAKLPLPEVSRPSLIANNDEPDELISKVYENMGKKDLTFFSIGIPSGDLLPQAKLKKEIVNATRELKDGGTEYEELQGNLKLRRMIAVRSLQWGGNLSENDLITTNGGMNALSFCLMALGKPGDTVAIESPCYPGILQLANGLGLKVLELPTHPTTGIEIEALKKLIPKIDLCLLIPNFNSPLGSCMPDENKKEIVKILSENNIPLIEDDVYGDLYFGSSRPKCCKSFDKDGNVLYCSSISKTLAPGYRVGWIAPGKYKDKIMKLKLLHSTSSISIVNEAVANFLKSGKYEKHLQQLRRTLQINYQNYVQTIAESFPEGTKTSRPQGGLSLWIEFDKNIRTTELYDLAIKQNISIAPGRMFTFQEQFENCMRLCIGLPWSENTQAKLRQVGQLAKKIDLR, encoded by the coding sequence ATGAGTAAAGAATTTTTGTACACGGAAATTGCAGACGGTATTGCAGGACAGATCAGAAATGGTATTCTTAAGGCCGGAGACAAGCTTCCTTCAGTGAGAATGCTATGTCAGGAACATCAGGTAAGCATGAATACGGCCAAGCGTGTCTTTCTGGAACTGGAATCCCAGTCTTTGGTAGAATCCAAACCGCAGTCCGGCTATTTTGTAAGTCAGCTGCTTTCAGCAAAACTCCCTTTGCCGGAAGTAAGCCGTCCGTCATTGATCGCCAATAATGATGAACCGGATGAGCTGATCAGTAAAGTATATGAAAATATGGGTAAAAAGGATCTTACCTTCTTCTCTATCGGAATTCCGTCGGGAGATCTTTTGCCGCAGGCTAAACTAAAAAAAGAAATTGTGAATGCCACCAGGGAATTAAAAGATGGTGGTACCGAATATGAAGAACTTCAGGGAAATCTGAAATTAAGAAGAATGATTGCGGTACGTTCCTTACAATGGGGAGGCAATCTGAGCGAAAATGATCTTATCACCACCAATGGAGGAATGAATGCCCTTTCTTTCTGTTTGATGGCTTTAGGAAAGCCAGGAGATACCGTCGCGATCGAAAGTCCCTGCTATCCCGGAATTCTTCAGCTGGCCAACGGGCTGGGATTAAAGGTACTGGAGCTTCCTACACATCCTACTACAGGAATAGAAATTGAGGCTTTAAAAAAGTTAATTCCCAAAATAGATCTTTGTCTCCTGATTCCCAATTTTAATTCACCGTTGGGAAGCTGTATGCCTGATGAAAATAAAAAAGAAATTGTAAAAATACTTTCTGAAAATAATATTCCGTTGATAGAAGATGATGTGTATGGAGACCTTTATTTTGGTTCCAGTCGTCCGAAATGCTGTAAATCTTTTGATAAAGACGGAAATGTACTGTATTGCAGCTCTATTTCAAAGACTCTGGCTCCTGGTTACCGCGTAGGTTGGATTGCTCCTGGAAAATATAAAGACAAAATCATGAAGCTGAAGCTTCTGCACTCTACCTCTTCTATTTCCATTGTGAATGAAGCGGTGGCTAATTTCCTGAAATCCGGAAAATATGAAAAACATCTTCAGCAGCTGCGCAGAACATTACAGATCAATTATCAGAATTATGTTCAGACCATTGCAGAATCTTTTCCGGAAGGTACGAAAACCAGCCGTCCACAGGGAGGCTTGTCTTTATGGATAGAATTTGATAAAAATATTCGTACAACAGAATTATATGATCTGGCTATCAAACAGAACATAAGTATCGCGCCCGGAAGAATGTTTACTTTTCAGGAGCAGTTTGAAAATTGTATGAGACTCTGCATAGGGCTTCCATGGTCGGAAAATACACAGGCCAAACTCAGACAGGTTGGACAGCTAGCCAAAAAGATTGATTTGAGGTAA
- a CDS encoding DMT family transporter, whose amino-acid sequence MLTKQISKDENISGWINGFIGVVLFSGGLPATKLAVMEMSPIFVTIVRAAVAGILALIVLWLGKEKRPVKKDLIPLLLVSLGCVVGFPLLSALALQYLTSAHSIVFLGMLPLATAVFGVMRGGEKPHPIFWFFSITGSLLVIGYAVSQGISASPVGDILMLLAVILCGMGYAEGAKLSKTLGGWQVISWALVLALPVMIPLFFIYFPDDIENVSFQGWFGMAYISIFSMFIGFIFWYKGLAQGGIATVGQLQLLQPFFGLALAAWLLHEQVSVGMLGVTVGVILCVAGTKKFAK is encoded by the coding sequence ATGTTGACAAAACAAATATCAAAAGATGAAAATATAAGTGGCTGGATCAATGGCTTTATAGGTGTCGTATTATTTAGTGGAGGTTTGCCGGCCACAAAGTTAGCCGTAATGGAAATGAGCCCCATTTTTGTAACGATTGTTCGTGCGGCTGTTGCAGGAATTCTTGCGCTTATCGTATTATGGCTGGGTAAAGAAAAACGTCCTGTTAAAAAAGATTTAATTCCATTACTTTTGGTTTCCCTTGGCTGTGTGGTAGGTTTTCCGCTTCTTTCTGCATTGGCACTTCAATATCTTACTTCAGCACATTCTATTGTATTTCTTGGAATGCTGCCTTTGGCAACAGCTGTATTTGGAGTGATGCGTGGTGGCGAAAAACCCCATCCTATATTTTGGTTTTTCTCTATTACAGGAAGTCTTTTGGTGATTGGCTATGCTGTTTCGCAGGGGATATCAGCGTCACCTGTTGGCGATATTCTGATGCTGCTTGCCGTTATTTTATGTGGTATGGGTTATGCTGAAGGCGCGAAGCTATCTAAAACATTAGGCGGCTGGCAGGTAATTTCCTGGGCTTTGGTATTGGCACTGCCTGTTATGATTCCTTTATTTTTTATCTATTTTCCTGATGATATTGAAAATGTTAGTTTTCAGGGATGGTTTGGAATGGCTTATATTTCGATTTTCAGCATGTTTATCGGGTTTATATTTTGGTATAAAGGACTGGCACAAGGCGGAATTGCTACTGTTGGACAGCTGCAGCTGCTTCAGCCTTTTTTTGGCTTGGCACTCGCAGCCTGGCTTCTTCATGAGCAGGTAAGTGTGGGAATGCTGGGGGTGACAGTGGGCGTCATCTTATGTGTTGCAGGAACTAAAAAATTTGCAAAATAA
- a CDS encoding Crp/Fnr family transcriptional regulator, with product MVIDENILISAGAETRHYNPSEVIFCEGDIPNYYYQIINGEVKLNNYNEEGKEFIQNILSDGESCGESILFIEKPYPMNAEAITECTVLRLHKSIFFNLLNQNPELYMEVNSFLSERLYYKFIMMQNLSSQNPSIRLRGLMDYLKSFQKDARPYSFLIPLTRQQMASLTGLCVETAIRTIKHMERDKIVRIENRKILY from the coding sequence ATGGTTATCGACGAAAACATTTTGATTTCAGCGGGAGCAGAAACGAGACACTATAACCCTTCAGAAGTGATATTCTGCGAGGGGGATATACCCAATTACTACTACCAGATTATTAACGGAGAAGTAAAACTCAATAATTATAATGAGGAAGGAAAAGAATTTATTCAGAATATTTTATCCGACGGAGAAAGCTGTGGAGAATCTATTCTTTTTATAGAAAAACCTTATCCTATGAATGCTGAAGCTATTACAGAATGTACTGTTTTAAGGCTTCATAAATCCATTTTTTTCAATCTGCTGAACCAAAACCCCGAATTATACATGGAGGTCAACAGTTTTCTCTCCGAACGCCTTTACTATAAATTCATCATGATGCAGAATCTTTCATCGCAAAATCCTTCGATACGACTTAGAGGACTGATGGATTATTTGAAGAGTTTCCAGAAAGATGCACGTCCTTATTCATTCCTGATTCCTTTAACTAGACAACAGATGGCTAGTCTTACAGGTTTGTGTGTAGAAACCGCAATAAGGACCATCAAACATATGGAAAGGGATAAAATCGTAAGAATTGAAAATCGTAAAATTTTATATTAG
- a CDS encoding KGG domain-containing protein: MNTRNSRNRSSRGQSHSSENLEEVYQLGYDHGFNDATRDEDYDDDFSEYENYFDNENEDYDDDYDEDDYDEYDDDYDDEDDDDYDDEEADDDDDQRGRRGGRGGSRGGNGNQQRDSQGRFTSGRGGSRGGNSGGGSRGRSSSGSGSRSGGRGRSSSGDGTSRRGFASMSKAERTRIARMGGQASHGGGRSSGSGSNSGRGGSSRSGNNSNSSGRGGSNSNSNSGSSRRGFAAMSKSERTRIARMGGQASHGGGRSSGRSGFGGRRNS; the protein is encoded by the coding sequence ATGAACACTAGAAATTCAAGAAACCGCAGTTCAAGAGGACAGTCACATTCATCAGAAAACCTTGAAGAAGTATATCAGTTAGGATATGATCATGGTTTCAACGATGCAACCAGAGATGAAGATTATGATGATGATTTTTCAGAATATGAAAATTATTTTGATAATGAAAATGAGGATTATGACGATGACTACGATGAAGATGATTATGATGAATACGACGACGATTATGATGATGAAGATGATGATGATTATGACGACGAAGAAGCAGACGATGATGATGATCAGAGAGGCCGTAGAGGAGGAAGAGGTGGTTCCAGAGGCGGAAACGGTAACCAGCAGAGAGACAGCCAGGGAAGATTTACTTCCGGTAGAGGTGGTTCTCGTGGAGGAAACTCCGGTGGTGGTTCCCGCGGACGTTCAAGTTCTGGTTCCGGCTCCAGATCAGGAGGCCGAGGCAGGTCATCATCAGGAGATGGTACTTCAAGAAGAGGTTTCGCTTCCATGAGTAAAGCTGAGCGTACAAGAATAGCCAGAATGGGAGGCCAGGCTTCTCATGGTGGAGGTAGATCTTCAGGCTCAGGCTCCAATTCAGGAAGAGGAGGTTCATCCAGATCAGGAAACAACAGTAACAGCTCAGGAAGAGGAGGCTCGAACTCCAACTCCAATTCAGGAAGTTCAAGAAGAGGATTTGCTGCAATGAGTAAATCTGAGCGTACAAGAATAGCCAGAATGGGAGGCCAGGCTTCCCACGGAGGCGGAAGATCTTCAGGTCGTTCCGGATTCGGAGGCAGACGTAATTCATAA
- a CDS encoding ferritin-like domain-containing protein, with product MSNKILETNTAVSATKKGTADKTTVNQDEMKNSPLHKFFVSALKDIYFAENAILDALEKMQEAATAEELKDAFEDHHLQTQKHVKRLEKVFKLIDEKPEKKECKAIKGIIEEGEEVIKATEDGTATRDVALIIAAQKVEHYEIATYGGLAQLAITMGHDKAADLLERTLQEEEDTDSYLTDIAETSINFDAEQED from the coding sequence ATGTCCAATAAAATATTAGAAACCAATACGGCAGTTTCTGCCACCAAAAAAGGTACGGCAGACAAGACAACTGTCAACCAGGATGAAATGAAAAATTCACCCCTTCACAAGTTCTTTGTGAGTGCCCTGAAGGACATTTATTTTGCTGAAAATGCCATTCTGGATGCATTGGAAAAAATGCAGGAAGCAGCTACTGCTGAAGAATTGAAAGATGCTTTTGAAGACCATCACCTTCAGACTCAAAAACATGTTAAGCGTTTGGAAAAAGTTTTCAAACTCATTGATGAAAAGCCTGAAAAGAAAGAATGCAAAGCTATCAAAGGGATTATTGAAGAAGGGGAAGAAGTCATCAAAGCTACAGAAGACGGCACGGCAACAAGAGATGTTGCCCTTATTATTGCAGCACAGAAGGTAGAACATTACGAAATTGCCACTTATGGTGGATTGGCCCAGCTTGCCATAACTATGGGACATGATAAGGCAGCCGATCTGCTTGAAAGAACGCTTCAGGAAGAAGAAGACACAGATTCTTATCTTACAGATATTGCAGAAACATCCATCAACTTTGATGCAGAACAGGAAGACTAA
- a CDS encoding catalase: MNMNTNEHNKKAEQLDLHSTSNENEKLTTNQGLKINNNQDSLKAGERGPSLLEDFILREKITHFDHERIPERVVHARGSGAHGVFKLTKSLAEYTKAKFLTELGKETPVFVRFSTVAGSKGSTDLARDVRGFAVKFYTEEGNYDLVANNIPVFFIQDAIKFPDLVHAVKPEPDNEIPQAASAHDTFWDFISLMPESMHMIMWLMSDRAIPRSLRMMEGFGVHSFKFINEAGKVHFVKFHFKPRLGVHSVAWNEAQMISGVDSDFHKRDLWEAIENGDYPEWDFGVQLIPEEDEHKFDFDLLDPTKIVPEEEVPVQLFGTLTLNRNPDNFFAETEQIAFHPGHIIPGIDFTNDPLLQGRLFSYTDTQLSRLGSPNFHEIPINRSINTVHNNQRDGHMRQQIVKGKSSYEPNSIGGGCPFQAMMSEGGFTSQQERVSGVKIRERSKSFVDHYSQAKLFYNSQSAPEKTHLQNALIFELSKVTRPEIRERLVGQLAYIDTDLAWKVAEKLGVEVKKLEWPNQSLPADSNMIDLQSEEREPHTKISDALSMKNTVKNTIKSRKIGFILANGADGGVVNDLKTKLEAEGARVELIATSVAPVKLNDGSELTPKHSLSTTASVCFDALAICPGEDSVKELMIAENKHLVLHFINEAYKHCKAIYFGKDTEVLYHNSNVSAKQHEDPGIITWEDGDPADKFIQAIAQHRVWDLEKERNA, encoded by the coding sequence ATGAATATGAACACCAACGAACACAACAAAAAAGCAGAACAGCTGGATCTACACAGCACTTCCAATGAAAATGAAAAGCTGACCACCAATCAGGGCTTAAAGATCAACAACAACCAGGATTCTTTAAAAGCTGGCGAACGTGGCCCTTCATTGCTGGAAGATTTTATCCTGCGGGAAAAGATTACCCACTTTGATCATGAAAGAATTCCTGAAAGAGTAGTACATGCCAGGGGTTCCGGTGCACATGGCGTTTTTAAGCTTACTAAAAGCCTTGCAGAATACACTAAAGCAAAATTTTTAACAGAACTGGGAAAGGAAACTCCTGTTTTTGTACGGTTTTCAACTGTTGCGGGTAGCAAAGGAAGTACCGATCTGGCGAGAGATGTCCGTGGTTTTGCGGTAAAATTTTATACCGAAGAAGGAAATTATGACCTTGTTGCCAATAATATACCGGTATTTTTTATTCAGGATGCTATCAAGTTTCCTGATCTCGTACACGCTGTAAAACCAGAGCCAGACAATGAAATTCCGCAGGCTGCATCTGCCCATGATACATTCTGGGATTTTATTTCACTGATGCCCGAAAGTATGCACATGATCATGTGGCTGATGAGCGACAGAGCCATTCCGAGAAGTCTGAGAATGATGGAAGGCTTTGGAGTACATTCTTTTAAATTCATCAATGAGGCAGGAAAAGTACATTTTGTAAAATTCCATTTTAAACCCAGGTTAGGTGTTCATTCTGTAGCCTGGAACGAAGCTCAGATGATTTCCGGAGTAGATTCTGATTTCCATAAGCGGGATCTTTGGGAGGCCATAGAAAACGGGGATTATCCGGAATGGGATTTCGGTGTGCAACTTATTCCTGAAGAGGATGAGCACAAATTTGATTTTGATCTTCTTGACCCTACCAAAATAGTTCCTGAAGAAGAAGTTCCTGTACAGCTCTTCGGAACGTTAACACTTAACAGAAATCCGGATAATTTCTTTGCAGAAACCGAGCAGATTGCTTTTCACCCGGGACATATAATTCCTGGGATAGATTTCACCAATGATCCGCTGCTGCAGGGAAGATTATTTTCATATACCGATACTCAGCTTTCAAGACTGGGATCTCCCAATTTCCATGAAATACCGATCAACAGATCTATCAACACGGTTCATAACAACCAAAGAGATGGTCATATGAGACAGCAGATCGTGAAAGGAAAAAGCAGCTATGAACCGAATTCCATAGGCGGTGGATGTCCTTTCCAGGCGATGATGTCGGAAGGCGGCTTTACCTCCCAGCAGGAAAGAGTTTCCGGAGTGAAGATCAGAGAAAGAAGTAAAAGTTTTGTGGATCATTATTCACAGGCAAAATTATTCTATAACAGCCAGTCTGCACCGGAGAAAACACACCTTCAGAATGCATTGATCTTTGAATTATCAAAAGTAACCCGTCCTGAGATCAGAGAAAGACTGGTAGGACAGCTTGCCTATATTGATACAGACCTTGCCTGGAAGGTAGCAGAAAAATTAGGAGTGGAAGTTAAAAAACTGGAATGGCCCAATCAAAGTCTGCCGGCGGATAGTAATATGATAGACCTTCAAAGCGAAGAAAGAGAACCTCATACAAAGATATCCGATGCTTTAAGTATGAAGAATACGGTTAAAAATACAATTAAGAGCCGTAAAATTGGCTTTATTCTGGCTAATGGCGCTGATGGAGGAGTTGTCAATGATCTTAAAACAAAACTTGAAGCAGAAGGTGCCAGAGTTGAACTGATTGCAACAAGTGTTGCTCCCGTAAAACTGAATGACGGTTCAGAACTGACTCCGAAACATTCTCTTAGCACTACAGCAAGTGTCTGTTTTGATGCCCTTGCCATCTGTCCGGGAGAAGATTCTGTAAAAGAACTGATGATTGCTGAAAACAAACATCTGGTTCTGCATTTCATCAATGAAGCTTATAAACACTGTAAAGCAATTTACTTTGGAAAAGATACGGAGGTACTTTATCACAATTCCAACGTATCAGCTAAACAACATGAGGATCCCGGAATCATTACATGGGAAGACGGAGATCCGGCAGATAAATTCATCCAGGCAATTGCCCAACACAGAGTCTGGGATCTTGAAAAGGAGAGAAACGCGTAA
- a CDS encoding zinc-dependent alcohol dehydrogenase — translation MKAAVFHSPGNITCDTVEDPRILDENDIILRVTSTAICGSDLHMYSGGIPQARPMVMGHEFMGIVEETGKNISHLKAGDRVVVPFPIACGNCFFCQHDLPTACEHSNPDYYGPEGGIFKEKGGALFGYTDLYGGYDGGQAQYVRVPYANFGPRKVPENLSDEQVLFLTDIFPTGYTGVMWGELKGGETVAVFGAGPVGTMATKSAVLHNAKKVIVIDTLQYRLDRIKMLTGCETILWEDAESTIEQIRDMTDGRGADLCIEAVGFEPERSFIDRAKAVLNFEKGSIKVLEACMSAVRRGGIVSVLGVYPVNYDNFRLGQIFDKGITLKAGQCNVHPIIDRLMDYVVTGKITLDDVITHRLSLDEVSKGYEIFDKKEDGCVKVVLDPWKLTGF, via the coding sequence ATGAAAGCAGCCGTTTTTCATTCACCAGGTAATATTACCTGTGATACCGTAGAAGATCCCAGAATTCTGGATGAAAATGATATTATTCTGAGAGTGACCTCCACAGCTATTTGTGGCAGTGATCTCCATATGTACTCAGGAGGAATTCCGCAGGCCCGGCCCATGGTAATGGGACACGAATTTATGGGTATAGTAGAAGAGACCGGGAAAAATATCAGTCACCTGAAAGCAGGCGACAGGGTAGTAGTTCCTTTTCCCATTGCTTGTGGAAACTGTTTCTTCTGCCAGCATGATCTTCCCACCGCATGTGAACATAGCAACCCCGATTATTACGGCCCGGAAGGAGGTATTTTTAAAGAAAAAGGCGGAGCTCTGTTCGGATATACCGACCTGTATGGAGGATATGACGGTGGCCAGGCCCAGTATGTAAGAGTTCCCTACGCGAATTTTGGGCCCAGAAAAGTTCCGGAAAACCTTAGTGATGAACAGGTTTTATTTCTTACTGATATTTTCCCAACAGGCTACACAGGAGTGATGTGGGGAGAGCTTAAAGGAGGAGAAACTGTTGCTGTTTTTGGAGCAGGCCCCGTAGGGACAATGGCCACAAAAAGTGCTGTTCTTCATAACGCGAAGAAAGTTATTGTAATTGATACCCTTCAATACAGATTAGACAGAATCAAAATGCTTACAGGATGCGAAACCATTTTGTGGGAAGATGCTGAAAGCACTATTGAACAGATCAGGGATATGACAGACGGGCGGGGTGCAGATCTTTGTATTGAAGCCGTAGGTTTTGAACCGGAAAGAAGTTTTATAGACCGTGCAAAAGCTGTTTTAAACTTTGAAAAAGGTTCTATCAAAGTGCTGGAAGCATGCATGAGCGCGGTACGCAGAGGTGGCATTGTTTCTGTTCTGGGAGTTTATCCCGTTAATTATGACAATTTCAGACTTGGACAGATTTTTGACAAGGGAATTACACTTAAAGCAGGACAGTGCAATGTTCATCCTATTATAGACCGGCTTATGGACTATGTCGTGACCGGAAAAATCACTCTTGATGATGTTATTACCCACCGTTTATCTCTTGATGAAGTAAGCAAAGGATACGAAATTTTTGATAAAAAAGAAGACGGATGTGTAAAGGTCGTTCTTGACCCATGGAAGCTGACAGGCTTTTAA
- a CDS encoding CinA family protein, with product MDFQKNLLEYISQSLMTTDETISIAESVTSGCLQLAFSQMPNATMFYKGGLTAYTLPEKVKLLKVNRQEAEECDCVSENIAETMALNVAKLYESDWSIATTGYCTPIRNSGYKIFAYFSFSYKGEIILTKKLELHPKTQALNAQLYYTEFILGCFKSELNRLLILK from the coding sequence ATGGACTTTCAAAAAAATCTTCTCGAATATATAAGTCAGTCACTGATGACCACGGATGAAACCATTTCAATTGCGGAAAGTGTTACTTCAGGATGTTTGCAGCTGGCCTTTTCACAGATGCCTAATGCTACTATGTTCTACAAAGGAGGATTGACAGCCTACACATTGCCGGAAAAAGTAAAACTGCTAAAGGTTAACAGACAGGAGGCTGAAGAGTGTGATTGCGTATCAGAAAATATTGCGGAGACGATGGCTTTAAATGTAGCAAAACTTTATGAATCCGACTGGTCTATCGCCACAACCGGATACTGTACACCAATCCGCAATTCCGGGTATAAAATTTTTGCCTATTTCTCATTCTCTTACAAAGGTGAGATCATCCTGACTAAAAAACTGGAATTACATCCTAAAACTCAAGCCCTGAATGCCCAGCTATATTACACCGAATTTATTTTGGGGTGTTTTAAAAGTGAACTTAACAGGCTTTTAATCTTAAAATAA
- a CDS encoding SDR family NAD(P)-dependent oxidoreductase: MERKNQYALITGATSGIGYELAKKFASNGYDLVIVARDHEELKRKADELKNYGVNVISISKNLFLQEEVYSLYSELKMNGISPEILVNDAGQGVYGKFQDTDIHREVDIVQLNIISVIILTKLFLKDRLPEGSGKILNLASVASKAPGPWHSVYHGTKAFVLSWSEAIREELKDSGITVTALLPGPTDTDFFNKADMNRSKILEDRDNLASPEEVAADGYHALMNGDDKIISGLKNKLSVAMANIASDSMAAHRMAEMQKPSTEE, encoded by the coding sequence ATGGAACGCAAAAATCAATATGCACTCATTACAGGTGCTACCAGCGGTATAGGCTACGAACTGGCAAAGAAATTTGCCAGTAACGGATATGATCTTGTTATTGTGGCCAGAGATCATGAAGAGCTGAAAAGAAAAGCCGATGAACTCAAAAATTATGGAGTGAATGTGATCAGCATCTCCAAAAATTTATTCTTGCAGGAAGAAGTCTATTCTCTTTATTCCGAATTAAAAATGAATGGAATAAGCCCTGAAATATTAGTGAATGATGCCGGGCAGGGAGTGTACGGGAAATTTCAGGATACGGATATCCACAGGGAAGTAGACATTGTTCAGTTAAATATCATTTCAGTCATCATATTGACCAAACTGTTTTTAAAGGACCGGCTGCCCGAGGGGTCAGGAAAGATTTTAAATCTGGCATCTGTAGCCAGCAAAGCTCCCGGCCCGTGGCATTCGGTATATCACGGTACTAAAGCATTTGTATTATCATGGTCTGAGGCCATCCGTGAAGAGCTGAAAGATTCCGGAATTACTGTGACGGCTCTTTTACCGGGACCTACCGATACCGATTTCTTTAATAAAGCGGATATGAACAGAAGCAAAATACTTGAAGACCGTGATAATCTGGCATCTCCGGAAGAAGTGGCTGCTGATGGTTATCATGCTCTGATGAATGGTGATGATAAAATAATATCAGGGTTAAAAAACAAACTTTCTGTAGCAATGGCGAATATAGCCAGTGACAGTATGGCGGCTCATAGAATGGCAGAAATGCAGAAACCTTCAACAGAAGAATAA
- a CDS encoding SDR family oxidoreductase translates to MIGKLDNKTVLITGADSGIGKAVALLFALEGADIAIIYHSSDNDAGRTKAEIENLNRKCLIFKGDINDYDFCEETVKEVISAFGKIDILINNAGIQFPAESIEQLEEKNIRQTFDSNIVGMILLTKVVFPYLKEGSCVINTTSVSAYQGHPELLDYSATKGAIVSFTRSLALQAKPKGIRINAVAPGPVATPLTEETFDEKKENPNKPPLERNATPEEIAFSFLFLAGDDASQITGQVLHPNGGLIVNG, encoded by the coding sequence ATGATAGGAAAACTAGACAATAAAACAGTTTTGATTACCGGTGCAGACAGCGGAATAGGAAAGGCTGTTGCCCTTCTTTTTGCCCTGGAAGGTGCAGATATTGCCATTATTTATCATTCCAGTGACAACGACGCCGGAAGAACAAAAGCGGAAATTGAGAATCTGAATAGAAAGTGTCTCATTTTCAAAGGAGATATCAATGATTATGATTTTTGTGAAGAAACGGTAAAAGAAGTGATCTCGGCATTCGGAAAAATTGATATTCTCATCAATAATGCCGGAATTCAGTTTCCTGCAGAAAGTATTGAGCAGCTTGAAGAGAAAAACATCAGACAGACCTTTGATTCCAATATTGTCGGAATGATTTTGTTAACAAAAGTAGTATTCCCTTATTTAAAAGAAGGAAGCTGCGTTATCAATACCACTTCCGTTTCCGCCTATCAGGGACATCCTGAACTCCTTGATTATTCTGCAACAAAAGGCGCTATTGTTTCCTTCACCCGTTCTCTGGCACTGCAGGCAAAACCCAAAGGAATCAGGATCAATGCCGTTGCTCCGGGACCAGTGGCTACACCACTTACCGAAGAAACTTTTGATGAAAAGAAAGAAAATCCCAATAAACCTCCATTGGAGAGAAATGCTACTCCTGAAGAAATCGCTTTCAGTTTCCTGTTTCTGGCAGGTGATGATGCGTCACAGATTACGGGCCAGGTACTACACCCCAATGGAGGGCTGATAGTAAATGGCTAA